A single Ctenopharyngodon idella isolate HZGC_01 chromosome 22, HZGC01, whole genome shotgun sequence DNA region contains:
- the gid8b gene encoding glucose-induced degradation protein 8-B homolog, protein MMSYAEKPEDITREEWMEKLNNVHIQRADMNRLIMNYLVTEGFKEAAEKFRMESGIEPSVDLDSLDERIKIREMVLKGQIQEAIALINSLHPELLDTNRYLYFHLQQQHLIELIRLRETEAALEFAQTQLAEQGEESRECLTEMERTLALLAFDNPEESPFGDLLNMMQRQKVWSEVNQAVLDYENRESTPKLAKLLKLLLWAQNELDQKKVKYPKMTDLSKGTIEDPK, encoded by the exons ATGATGAGTTATGCTGAAAAGCCAGAGGACATAACACGCGAGGAGTGGATGGAAAAGCTCAATAATGTTCACATTCAACGGGCAGACATGAATCGACTCATTATGAATTATCTGGTGACAG aGGGTTTTAAAGAGGCAGCTGAGAAGTTTAGGATGGAATCAGGCATTGAACCAAGTGTTGATCTGGACTCTCTGGATGAAAGGATAAAAATTAGGGAGATGGTCCTGAAGGGACAAATACAAGAGGCCATTGCACTGATCAACAGTCTGCATCCTGAGCTGCTGGACACGAACCGCTACCTGTACTTTCATCTGCAG CAACAACACCTGATTGAGTTGATTCGCCTGAGGGAAACCGAGGCTGCATTGGAGTTTGCACAGACACAGTTGGCTGAACAGGGAGAGGAAAGCCGAGAGTGTCTGACAGAGATGGAGCGCACCCTTGCACTCCTGGCGTTTGATAACCCAGAAGAGTCACCCTTCGGAGACCTGCTTAACATGATGCAGAGACAGAAG GTGTGGAGCGAGGTAAACCAGGCGGTGCTGGACTACGAAAACAGGGAGTCGACACCGAAACTTGCCAAACTCCTCAAACTGCTGCTGTGGGCTCAGAACGAGTTGGACCAGAAGAAAGTCAAGTACCCCAAAATGACAGATCTTAGCAAAGGCACCATCGAGGACCCCAAGTGA